From the Cryptomeria japonica chromosome 2, Sugi_1.0, whole genome shotgun sequence genome, one window contains:
- the LOC131073682 gene encoding uncharacterized protein LOC131073682: MEVMKASSVIKSNASGMLSLQTQKKKVSLRKKYTRSCIKARYGDYDCSEGPNMVDANMSVLRQRVYELKLQESCYHPSQEWMEWEKNMLPHYHSTISQATGILQWYLMSTRPSIALAALSLVLTGVGTSLSFSLLMVWSNIDIFLHSL, from the coding sequence ATGGAGGTTATGAAAGCTTCATCTGTAATTAAGTCCAATGCTTCGGGTATGTTGAGCTTGCAGACCCAAAAGAAAAAGGTAAGTTTGAGGAAAAAGTATACGCGGAGCTGCATCAAAGCAAGGTATGGAGATTATGACTGTAGCGAAGGGCCCAACATGGTAGATGCAAATATGTCCGTTCTGAGACAGCGAGTATACGAGCTCAAGTTGCAGGAAAGCTGTTACCACCCTTCTCAGGAATGGATGGAATGGGAGAAAAACATGCTTCCTCATTATCACTCCACTATATCTCAAGCAACCGGAATTTTGCAGTGGTATTTAATGAGTACTAGGCCCAGCATTGCTTTGGCTGCTTTGAGTCTGGTGTTAACGGGCGTAGGCACCTCACTTAGTTTCAGTTTGCTTATGGTGTGGAGTAATATCGATATATTTCTCCACAGTTTATGA